From the genome of Solanum lycopersicum chromosome 7, SLM_r2.1:
TACATATAGATGGAAATTTCAGGACATAAGCTTCATGTTCCTTCCTACCACAACACCTTGTGGAGCACAGTACAAAAATAAACGCAGTATCTCATATAGACATCAGCTGAacaatataaatcatatattacatttctatttattttcataattttatatgcCCATACTGAAAACAAGTGTTGCAAGATGCATTCAGACATCATACTAtcataaaaaatgcaaaaacacGTACTCCATCGGGTTATATTATAACATTCAAACACAAGAtgcatcaaaatttcaaatctagcTTCGAATTACATTTAATTGAAGGTAAATTATTTCAATGTTGAAAAGACTTACTTTTTAAGTAGAAAAAAGATTAAGACACACAGATGTACatcaaagtttaaaaaaaaaaaataagagaaacaaGAACATTACCTCTTTTTAAGCAGTGAGCTGAGCTTGATGACTAACTTGTAGTTTGTCCACTAAATAATTCAGACAATAAGGAAGAAAGTATAAACTTAGAACCTAAAAATATACTcgaaagagagaaacaaaataCCTTAATGCTCGACTTTAATGACTTTTGGGGGTGAAAAATACTTCAGTTCATTTTATTCTTAGAAATGTTTGTCCTGTTCAAAAACAAAAGATTTTTCAATAGATAAGAACTATCATGCATATGGAAGAATCGAAACTCATCTTTCATAACATTAATTCTTCTTAAACTGAGAATTTCCATATAATCATTTTTGCAGAGATTTCTCAATCTTCACCAAAATCGAGATACACACTCTAATGCACAGTAAACATAAACTCTAGCAAAAACAATTACTTCACAGAAACTCATTTGTCAAATACCCTAGCTTCTAATAAATTTCCAACTTTGAAGAAGATAAAATACAACATATCTGTAGCTGCAGAAACGTACAACTcacgaagaagaagacccaAAAGTTGCAGATACCTACAaggaaaatcaaagaagaatgattaaagaaaaactatagATGCGTGCTTTGGTTCTTcggagagaagagagaaaggaGGCGTCGTTACCTACGAGGGAATGAtatgaaatttgaagaaaaaaattgacctaTGTGATATTtaccttttatgttttttatttttttttaccttgtacttttacaattaattttaaaaaaattgacagaTGTAGTGAAATAAGTGGAGGAAAACAATTGGCGAAACTGTTGCCATAAAGTACGTAAGGCGACGATTTGTAAGAACTGTTGCAATATAAAGATACTATGGGCAACGATTGTAGTACTAATGCAACGATTTAATTCTTAAAGTGTTTCATTAGGTCCAGTTATCTATTGCAAAGGTTATAACCCTTGCGAATGAGTATCTATTGCAACACATATTTAATTGTTGCTACAAGCATGTTTTCTAGTAGTGATATTTTAGAGAAATATCTCTCTTTAATTTAAAggtataaaattcaatttttttttattttcctattaaatGTGTGCCAAAtcaaaattatgatataatattttaaaggaaaaattacgcggtcaagcaaatttatactaatttattactcatcatagttatagtttgctgTAATTACtactcgcgactaacattatgcACTAATTATGTGggttgacttcgagtttgtataattagccacgtttgtatatgtataattcgccagaatatataaatacatatgtataatatacaattatttaaccgatatacacataaaattcacctctctcccactctttgtCCTCTGTCCTCCCTCCCCCATCTCGAGTgcttctctcctctctctctctctcaatctcgcttgccatatatacaagtGCATAGGTATTATATACAACTATctaatttatatacatatacaattcacctctctctcactctctgccctctctcgctcgcctctctcctctatctctcccaatctcgctcgcctctcttctccctctctcaatctctcttgtcatatatacaactactatgtataatatacaattatctaactaatatacatatacatttcacCTCTCTCCCATTCTTTGCCCTCTcccgctcgtctctctcctctctctcccagtctcgctcgcctctctcctctctataACATAGagctacgaattgtaattatcaaactatagctatagagAGTAATAGATTATTTTTGAGTGGCTATACGTAAAAGTTCCTATTTTAAAAGACTACCATATATAATCCAAATGCTACCTTTACCCGATGATTTTATTGTTTAGaaacaatattttaactttatcccAAATTCGATTTATAAAGCATCAAAGTTGATAATATCAATGCTTGCCTGATGTgactcatatatttttttattttgtgacaATTGTTATCACGAACAAATAATGGGATCggtttgataaattttatattcatgtaattttaataataatattctctccatttctttttagttgtcataattttttttatgaataaaatgacattaattttttatatatttttgaatatctaattacatataaaatatggaatgaatataatttaacttaactTTAACAATATCACAACTTAAACGAAACGAAAtagttatatataaaaacaaatccTCCAACCAACccttacatataaaataaatctaagaTAAGAGGAATAATCCGAAAAGAAAGATGAGACAAATCATAGAATATCTCTTGCTATAGTTCTCACATAATAATCTGTCATAAAGTATATATGTGTGCTTTAACTATACCCAAAAATCCTCAATCACACCAAGagcattttttttctctaaagtCTAAACTAACATACAAAACTAATTAGTTAGACATGGAATTGTTCTATGCCTCTCTTGTTTGCCTCTTTGTCCTTTTACTCTCCCTCTCCTTCCTCTTTCTCTTCAACAAGAAGAACAAATCCATGATCTTGTCTTGCCCTCTTCCTCCTGGCAACTCCGGTTGGCCGGTTATCGGTGAAACCCTCGAGTTTCTCTCTACTGGTTGGAAAGGTCATCCTGAAAAATTCATCTTCGATAGAATTTCCAAATACAAGTCTAGCATTTTCAAAACTCATCTTTTAGGTGAAAAAGCGGTTGTTTTTTGTGGTGCATCTAGTAATAAGTTTTTGTTTTCGAATGAAAATAAACTAGTTCAAACATGGTGGCCAAGTTCAGTAGACAAAGTCTTTCCATCTTCAACACAAACTTCTTCAAAAGAAGAAGCTATCAAAATGAGGAAAATGCTTCCTAACTTCCTCAAACCTGAAGCATTGCAACGTTACATTCGAATCATGGATCATATCGCGCAAAAACATTTTCAATCGTGGGAAAATCAACAAGAAGTTGTTGTTTTCCCTCTAGCTAAACGCTATACTTTTTGGTTAGCTTGTAGATTATTTGTCAGTGTGGAAGATCCTAACCATGTTGCTAGACTTGCTGATCCTTTCGATGTTTTGGCTTCTGGATTGATTTCTATACCTATAAATTTACCTGGCACGCCATTTAATCGTGCTATTAAGGCATCCAATTTTATTAGAAAAGAGCTTGTGGCAATCATAAAGCAAAGGAAGATTGATTTGACCGAGGGAAAAGCATCAGACAGTCAAGATATATTGTCACACATGTTGTTGACAAGTGATGAAAATGGGAAGTTTATGCATGAGTTGGATATTGCTGATAAGATATTAGGGTTGTTGATTGGTGGCCATGACACTGCTAGTTCTGCTTGTGCTTTTATTGTTAAATACCTTGCTGAGCTTCCTGAAATTTATGATCAAGTTTACAAAGGTAACCCAActtctcataatttttttgtcataaaaaaatatttatacaatcaCATTACGTAAAGCTATTTGATAATAAGAATTACCAAGTAATGTGAtagaaatgataaataataagtGAAATTACACCACATAAGACTTTTCTAATAGTCAATCGATACGgtatatataactaaaaaaaatatataaatcataccTCAACTTTGACCGAAATTGTTGTTACGATACCAAACTTTATAGAAGAACTTTTATCCCCTGCACTATTTAGTAGtgtattttaaatgtatgtATGTGTCCTCCATGGgcacattactatttataatgatgtCATATTTATGATATCCAcgtatatacctttaaaatacacttttACACAATGTAGAGGGTAAAAAGTCCTTTCCAAATTTCGATATTGTTATAACAATTTCGATCAaagtttgaatatatatttcagatttttccCATAAATTATGAGTTTGAACATTGATAAAAATAGCAAGTCTTAGGAAAACACAATTCTTAtctaaatttattgatattttttttgaaaaaaaatcagtgATTTGGTTTGACAAGTCATATTTGAGGTGATTGATTTTCATATAGAtattaatgttttttatttttctttgtatttgatGAAAATAGAGCAAATAGAGATTGCAAAATCAAAGGGTCCAGGAGAATTATTGAGTTGGGAAGACattaaaaagatgaaatattCATGGAATGTGGCATGTGAAGTTCTAAGACTTGCTCCACCCCTTCAAGGTGCTTTTAGGGAAGCCCTTGTAGACTTCACCTTCA
Proteins encoded in this window:
- the LOC101252702 gene encoding beta-amyrin 28-monooxygenase, with protein sequence MELFYASLVCLFVLLLSLSFLFLFNKKNKSMILSCPLPPGNSGWPVIGETLEFLSTGWKGHPEKFIFDRISKYKSSIFKTHLLGEKAVVFCGASSNKFLFSNENKLVQTWWPSSVDKVFPSSTQTSSKEEAIKMRKMLPNFLKPEALQRYIRIMDHIAQKHFQSWENQQEVVVFPLAKRYTFWLACRLFVSVEDPNHVARLADPFDVLASGLISIPINLPGTPFNRAIKASNFIRKELVAIIKQRKIDLTEGKASDSQDILSHMLLTSDENGKFMHELDIADKILGLLIGGHDTASSACAFIVKYLAELPEIYDQVYKEQIEIAKSKGPGELLSWEDIKKMKYSWNVACEVLRLAPPLQGAFREALVDFTFNGFSIPKGWKIYWSANSTHINPEVFVDPLKFDPSRFEGNGPAPYTFVPFGGGPRMCPGKEYARLEILVFMHHLVKRFSWKKIIRDEKIVVNPMPIPANGLPIRLYPHHVKT